In one Prochlorococcus marinus XMU1404 genomic region, the following are encoded:
- the psbZ gene encoding photosystem II reaction center protein PsbZ, which translates to MQAVNFFFVNALLFASLIAVVGVPVLYVTQPSTEEGQRESRRKIYSIAAVWVVLVFVTGIVSSLV; encoded by the coding sequence ATGCAAGCTGTTAACTTTTTCTTCGTAAATGCACTATTATTCGCTTCTTTAATTGCGGTAGTTGGAGTACCCGTTTTATATGTGACTCAACCTTCTACTGAGGAAGGACAGCGAGAAAGTAGGAGAAAAATTTATTCTATTGCTGCTGTTTGGGTTGTTTTGGTTTTTGTTACAGGGATAGTTTCTTCATTAGTTTGA